A genomic window from Sulfurospirillum diekertiae includes:
- a CDS encoding YqhA family protein — MLEKLFERGLWSTRLMTLLAVIFSILAAFALFFLASADLYHVLVLTYQYFFTNFHPENFHADIVADIIGAIDLYLIAVVLLIFGFGIYELFISEIDVAKGTGGDKILYVSSLDELKDKIAKVIVMVLIVSFFQRVLHAEYKGALEMLYLSFSILALSLGLYFLHKNGGNHE, encoded by the coding sequence ATGCTAGAAAAATTATTTGAGCGAGGGTTGTGGTCGACACGGCTGATGACCCTCTTAGCGGTCATCTTTAGTATTTTAGCCGCTTTTGCGCTTTTCTTTTTAGCCAGTGCCGATCTCTACCATGTTTTGGTATTGACCTATCAGTATTTTTTCACAAATTTTCATCCTGAAAATTTTCATGCAGATATTGTTGCAGATATTATTGGTGCAATTGATCTTTATCTGATCGCCGTTGTTCTGCTGATCTTTGGATTTGGTATTTATGAGCTTTTTATTTCTGAAATTGATGTGGCTAAAGGTACGGGTGGCGATAAAATTTTGTATGTGAGCTCTTTAGATGAGCTGAAAGATAAAATCGCAAAAGTTATTGTGATGGTATTGATTGTAAGCTTTTTTCAACGTGTACTTCATGCTGAATACAAGGGCGCTTTAGAGATGCTCTATCTTTCATTCTCTATTTTGGCTCTTTCTTTAGGGCTTTATTTTTTACATAAAAATGGGGGAAACCACGAATGA